In Toxoplasma gondii ME49 chromosome X, whole genome shotgun sequence, a single genomic region encodes these proteins:
- a CDS encoding hypothetical protein (encoded by transcript TGME49_227015), protein MSAVNESPHAPSQSVCEVVAGTNQSILSKMVTLHRVDGPRLDFVPVVAHGGSSARDRDQRTSPTQVASLQFRGCKGETSFRVVDLHLKVPFCGEFHEFKEQPLVEVDSTCSPGTAS, encoded by the exons ATGAGCGCTGTCAACGAA TCACCGCACGCTCCGTCGCAATCTGTGTGCGAAGTTGTGGCTGGCACGAATCAATCAATTTTATCGAAGATGGTCACTTTACATCGAGTGGATG GCCCCCGTCTCGACTTCGTTCCCGTAGTAGCGCACGGTGGCTCCAGCGCTCGGGACAGGGATCAGCGAACAAGTCCAACTCAAGTAGCTTCGCTTCAATTTCGAGGGTGTAAAGGTGAAACTTCTTTTCGGGTGGTAGATTTGCACCTGAAAGTGCCTTTTTGTGGAGAGTTTCACGAGTTTAAAGAACAGCCCCTCGTTGAGGTGGATAGCACGTGTTCACCTGGTACAGCCAGCTGA